In Flavobacterium piscisymbiosum, the sequence ACTTATCAGGAAATTTTAAAATTTAATGATAAGCAAAAAGTAGAAATAATATTATTTTTAATCGAAAAAAAGCATCAACATGAAAAATTTTTAAAAGCAGAACTTCGTTTAACTCATATCATAAACGATATAATTACTTCTTTAGTAAAAGAAAAGATATCTTATGACGAAATGGATATTTATAATATTATAACTGCCTTTATTACCCACAAAAACAAAGATGGAGAATTACCTGCTTTTATTTTTTGGCCAGTAAATCAATTTGTTACTAAAGTAGCTTCGCAATACAAAGGAAAAGAACTGAATTATATTTTAAAAACAGTTCTTGAGGATTTAAAAAACGATTCAAATCTTATTAACGCACAATATTATGATAAAGCGAAATTTAAAATCATTGAAAAAATAGATTCTTTATTATTTGAATCCGAAAATGGATCTGACTCTGTAAAACCAGTTCTTTTTTTTGAAAGTGATGTACTTTCAGATTATGCCAATTTACAAATAGAGAATCTGCCTAAAGAGGAAAAAATCTTATGGTATAAAATATTGACCGAAGCAAGAAAAGCTACAGGAGCCAAACCATCTGATAAATTTCTAAAAGAAACCAAAAACATTCTGGAGCAGCTTAGTATTGAAAAATTCAAACAATTATTAAATGAATGGATGACTGTAACAATACAGTCCAAAGATGAAATTCCAGAACAAGAATATTTTGTAGGTACATTTGCCCTTTCGCTTCAAAATACAGATATGCTAAAAGGCTTAGTCTGGATGTGTTCTCATTTTAATGACAGCCAAACGATTTACAAAATTTCAAAATTAGCTGAACGTTGTTATCAAAAAATACCAAATAAAGGTCCCGCTGCGGCTGGTTTAGGAAACGCGTGTTTATTTACACTTTATAAAACAGAAGGGCTCGAAGGAATAAGTCAGTTATCACGTTTAAAATTAAGAATCAAACAAAATAATACTCAGACTTTAATTGAAAAGTATCTGTACCAAGCAGCAGAAGAACAAGGTATTTCGATTTATGAAATCGAAGATTTAGCTGCCGACGATTTTGATTTATCAGATGGAAAAAGAACCTGGCTATTTGATGACTACAAAGCTGAAATATCTCTTTTGAATATTGGAAAAGTAGAAACAAAATGGATTAAGCCAGATGAAAATCTACAAAAAACTGTTCCAACTTTTGTTAAAGAAAAATTTGGAGCAGAATTTACTGCACTTAAAAATATAGTAAAACAAGTTGAACAAAATAGTTCTTCGCAACGAGACAGAATAGACAGAATGTTTCGATCAGGAAGAAAAATGCCCTGGCAGCATTTTGATACTTACTACTTGTCTCACGGATTAATTTCTTTTATTGCTAAAAAAATAATCTGGATTATTACTGAAAATGACACTTCCGTTTCGGCAATTTGGATCGATAATAGTTGGAGAAATTCTGCAAATGAAGTTCTTAATCCTTCTAAAAACTCTTTTGTTTCTCTATGGCATCCTTCTCTTGAAACAATAAAAGATGTATCAGATTGGAGAAATTTTTTAATCGAAAATAAAATCCAACAACCTATAAAACAAGCATTCCGTGAAGTTTATCTTTTAACGGAAGCCGAAATCAATACCAAAAATTACAGTAACCGAATGGCAGCCCATATATTAAAACAACATCAATTTAATATATTGGCAAAAACAAGAGGTTGGAAATATTCATTGATGGGAAGTTATGATGATGGCAGAGAGAATGAGTCTGCCGAAATCATATTAAAAGAGCATAACTTAAGAGCCGAATTCTGGGTTAGCGAAGTAAATGCTGACAATCAGTTTAACGATGCAGGAATTTGGAATTATGTTGCTACAGATCAGGTTCGGTTTGAAAACTTAGCAAATAATGAACCTGTAGATTTAATAAATGTCCCTGCCCAGGTTTTTTCTGAAATAATGAGAGATGTCGATCTTTTTGTTGGGGTCGCAAGTGTGGGCAATGATCCTACATGGCAAGATACCGGTGGAGTTCCTGCCTACAGAGATTACTGGCAGTCCTACTCTTTTGGAGATCTCTCTGAAGTGGCAAAAATGAGAAAAGACATTTTGACTAATTTAGTTCCTAGATTGAAAATCAATAAAATTGCCGAAGTAAAAGATAAATTTCTGGTTGTACAAGGAAAGCTGCGAACCTATAAAATTCATATTGGCAGTACTAATATTTTGATGGAACCTAATGATCAATATTTATGTATTGTACCTGACAGAAGTGCTAAAAATCATACCGATAATTTGTTTTTACCTTTTGAAGGGGATAGCGGATTGTCTATTATTTTATCAAAAGCATTTTTATTAGCTGATGATGACAAAATAACGGATAGCACTATAACATCTCAAATTAACCA encodes:
- a CDS encoding DUF4132 domain-containing protein, which translates into the protein MSFLDKIKNIINKKSEVDPNEDLFWKLITDIAKNNQTYYSVDFKKLSTYQEILKFNDKQKVEIILFLIEKKHQHEKFLKAELRLTHIINDIITSLVKEKISYDEMDIYNIITAFITHKNKDGELPAFIFWPVNQFVTKVASQYKGKELNYILKTVLEDLKNDSNLINAQYYDKAKFKIIEKIDSLLFESENGSDSVKPVLFFESDVLSDYANLQIENLPKEEKILWYKILTEARKATGAKPSDKFLKETKNILEQLSIEKFKQLLNEWMTVTIQSKDEIPEQEYFVGTFALSLQNTDMLKGLVWMCSHFNDSQTIYKISKLAERCYQKIPNKGPAAAGLGNACLFTLYKTEGLEGISQLSRLKLRIKQNNTQTLIEKYLYQAAEEQGISIYEIEDLAADDFDLSDGKRTWLFDDYKAEISLLNIGKVETKWIKPDENLQKTVPTFVKEKFGAEFTALKNIVKQVEQNSSSQRDRIDRMFRSGRKMPWQHFDTYYLSHGLISFIAKKIIWIITENDTSVSAIWIDNSWRNSANEVLNPSKNSFVSLWHPSLETIKDVSDWRNFLIENKIQQPIKQAFREVYLLTEAEINTKNYSNRMAAHILKQHQFNILAKTRGWKYSLMGSYDDGRENESAEIILKEHNLRAEFWVSEVNADNQFNDAGIWNYVATDQVRFENLANNEPVDLINVPAQVFSEIMRDVDLFVGVASVGNDPTWQDTGGVPAYRDYWQSYSFGDLSEVAKMRKDILTNLVPRLKINKIAEVKDKFLVVQGKLRTYKIHIGSTNILMEPNDQYLCIVPDRSAKNHTDNLFLPFEGDSGLSIILSKAFLLADDDKITDSTITSQINQK